Proteins encoded by one window of Phytohabitans houttuyneae:
- a CDS encoding MFS transporter: protein MPLLPSLGRAVGSMIRWTRLFGRSSVRSGRWAGRKVGAVRTKGAGGEVGMTRLLDLHAASYAGDILIAIGLAGTIFFSAPIGEARSGVAIYLLVTMIPFAVLAPVAGPLLDHFRHGRRYALATTMLGRAFLAWLMSDYIHGFGLYPAAFGVLALSRAYGVARSAAVPRLLPEGMGLSQAAARAGVYGMIAGAAVTPIGLLAFKFGPQWPLRVASIIFLVGMVVALRLPPKADSDPPETLPRPFAAMGLRRGDRALTGRLVVATLVSSAALRGLYGFLLLFLAFAIKADNLTTDFLGRSVSDEVALGLVGGALAVGGFLATAIGTRMRIHRPAALQSSGLIIVAGVAVLTTLKFSLAMVALLCLVTAFMSGISKLAVDASIQERIGERLRASAFAHSETVLMVAWVAGGALGLIPFQGRLGIAVATVVAVLAAARAVVVAGALRKDKLNGRADPEADTAATPPSSTPPPEPEPAKPTPAKPTPPPQQPKQSRWRRKAAPPPEPEPAAKPVVEEEKDTVPPPGFHVYRPSSGPPT from the coding sequence ATGCCGCTGTTGCCATCGCTCGGCCGAGCTGTCGGCTCGATGATCCGGTGGACGCGGCTTTTCGGCCGGAGTTCTGTGCGCAGCGGCCGGTGGGCGGGGCGCAAGGTCGGTGCCGTCCGCACCAAGGGTGCCGGCGGCGAGGTGGGCATGACCCGCCTGCTCGACCTGCACGCCGCGTCGTACGCGGGCGACATCCTCATCGCCATCGGGCTGGCCGGCACGATCTTCTTCAGCGCGCCGATCGGTGAGGCGCGCAGCGGCGTCGCCATCTACCTGCTGGTCACGATGATCCCGTTCGCGGTGCTGGCGCCGGTCGCCGGGCCGCTGCTCGACCACTTCCGCCACGGCCGGCGATACGCGCTGGCCACGACCATGCTCGGCCGCGCGTTCCTCGCCTGGCTGATGTCCGACTACATCCACGGCTTCGGCCTTTATCCGGCGGCGTTCGGTGTCCTCGCGCTCTCCCGGGCGTACGGCGTGGCCCGCTCCGCCGCCGTCCCGCGGCTGCTCCCGGAGGGCATGGGACTGTCGCAGGCGGCCGCGCGCGCCGGTGTGTACGGCATGATCGCCGGCGCCGCGGTGACGCCGATCGGCCTGCTCGCCTTCAAGTTCGGCCCGCAGTGGCCGCTGCGCGTCGCCTCGATCATCTTCCTGGTCGGCATGGTCGTGGCGCTGCGCCTGCCGCCGAAGGCCGACTCCGACCCGCCGGAGACGCTTCCCCGCCCGTTCGCCGCGATGGGGCTGCGCCGCGGCGACCGCGCGCTCACCGGCCGCCTGGTCGTCGCCACGCTCGTGAGCAGCGCCGCACTCCGCGGGCTGTACGGGTTTCTGTTGCTGTTCCTGGCGTTCGCCATCAAGGCCGACAACCTCACGACCGACTTTCTCGGTCGCAGCGTGAGCGACGAGGTCGCCCTGGGCCTGGTGGGTGGCGCGCTCGCGGTCGGCGGCTTCCTCGCCACGGCCATCGGCACCCGCATGCGCATCCACCGCCCGGCCGCCCTCCAGTCGAGCGGCCTGATCATCGTGGCCGGTGTGGCGGTCCTCACCACGCTGAAGTTCTCGCTCGCGATGGTGGCGCTGCTGTGCCTGGTGACCGCGTTCATGAGCGGCATCTCCAAGCTCGCGGTCGACGCCTCGATCCAGGAGCGCATCGGCGAGCGGCTGCGGGCCAGCGCCTTCGCGCACTCCGAGACCGTGCTGATGGTCGCGTGGGTGGCCGGCGGCGCGCTGGGCCTGATCCCGTTTCAGGGCCGCCTGGGCATCGCGGTCGCCACGGTGGTCGCGGTGCTGGCCGCCGCCCGCGCGGTCGTGGTCGCCGGCGCCCTGCGCAAGGACAAGCTGAACGGCCGCGCCGATCCCGAGGCCGACACCGCGGCCACGCCCCCGTCTTCGACACCTCCACCCGAGCCAGAGCCGGCGAAGCCCACGCCGGCAAAGCCCACGCCGCCGCCACAGCAGCCGAAGCAGTCGCGGTGGCGGCGGAAGGCAGCACCGCCACCCGAGCCTGAGCCCGCCGCGAAACCGGTCGTGGAAGAGGAAAAGGACACCGTCCCGCCGCCCGGCTTCCACGTGTACCGCCCGTCGTCCGGCCCGCCCACATGA
- a CDS encoding MarR family transcriptional regulator, which produces MTERTVMAVPVTAVQLAPMVRDAITRLNRRVRQTRPVGDLTATQLNALTSLELAGALTPRELADVERVQPPTMTKIVAKLEERGLVQRSPHPTDGRQVILAATEAGRAVLAQFERARDEWLASRLAELRPEERDTLQRAAEILRKLARA; this is translated from the coding sequence GTGACGGAGCGGACGGTGATGGCGGTGCCAGTGACCGCTGTGCAGCTCGCGCCTATGGTGCGCGATGCGATCACCAGGCTCAACCGGCGGGTCCGGCAGACTCGGCCCGTCGGTGACCTCACGGCGACCCAGCTCAACGCGCTGACCAGTCTTGAGCTGGCCGGAGCGCTGACCCCCCGGGAGCTCGCCGATGTGGAGCGGGTCCAGCCGCCGACGATGACAAAGATCGTCGCAAAGCTGGAGGAGCGCGGCCTCGTGCAGCGCTCGCCCCACCCGACCGATGGGCGCCAGGTCATCCTGGCGGCGACCGAGGCCGGTCGCGCGGTTCTGGCTCAGTTCGAGCGGGCCCGCGACGAGTGGCTGGCCAGTCGCTTGGCGGAGCTGCGCCCAGAGGAACGCGACACGCTGCAGCGAGCAGCCGAGATCCTGCGAAAGCTCGCCCGCGCCTGA
- a CDS encoding HAD family hydrolase, with the protein MTLVDSRPGIAAAFRELSARTGVYVDADAAVNRLGPPLRHELRYWFPAEQVEEAVEAYRALYPAYAIAPSTLLPGAAEAVETVRGLGGRVVVVTSKLGRLARLHLDHLGLVVDEVAGDLFAEGKATALTEHDVRLYVGDHVADMVAARTAAIPGLGVTTGPCSSEELWAAGASEVLDDLNGFPGALTGLLRLAL; encoded by the coding sequence ATGACGCTGGTGGACTCCCGTCCGGGCATTGCCGCCGCGTTCCGGGAGCTTTCCGCGCGCACCGGCGTGTACGTGGACGCCGACGCCGCCGTCAACCGCCTCGGCCCGCCGCTGCGCCACGAGCTGCGCTACTGGTTTCCCGCCGAGCAGGTCGAGGAGGCGGTGGAGGCCTACCGGGCGCTCTACCCGGCGTACGCGATCGCTCCCTCGACGCTGCTGCCGGGCGCGGCCGAGGCCGTCGAGACGGTGCGAGGGCTCGGCGGCAGAGTGGTCGTCGTCACGTCGAAGCTGGGCCGCCTGGCCCGCCTGCACCTCGACCACCTCGGCCTCGTGGTCGACGAGGTGGCGGGAGACCTCTTCGCCGAGGGCAAGGCGACCGCGCTGACGGAGCACGACGTGCGGCTCTACGTCGGCGATCACGTGGCCGACATGGTCGCCGCCCGTACCGCCGCGATTCCGGGGCTCGGCGTCACCACCGGACCCTGCTCCAGCGAGGAGCTTTGGGCGGCCGGCGCCAGCGAGGTGCTTGATGACCTGAATGGATTCCCAGGCGCGCTGACGGGGTTGCTCCGGTTAGCCTTGTGA
- a CDS encoding GNAT family N-acetyltransferase produces MGEDVLDLAVTLRALRRRADLSQRELADLAGLPKSTITRIESGEIVDPRFRTVERLVRAAGTVIAVGEHIEPAPGEGLRDRADRNFPPHLDVRPVEQLTDWAAAWWAHWHRLPRRAWPLEPPEFTYDLSRTRRAQRRHREWVWQGLRLRWVGERGLRAGDVWRLVAEAPDGAPVGELRAFLRGAHPEDQPGCEAVLEGVVVARGLRGMGIGRRLVGEFAAEVERSGVGLARAVVGAGTAAAFLRRCGFREDSGRVVAMVFGRHAGWVPDGAG; encoded by the coding sequence GTGGGCGAGGACGTGCTGGATCTGGCCGTGACCCTCCGCGCGCTGCGGCGGAGGGCCGACCTGAGCCAGCGGGAGCTGGCCGACCTCGCCGGTCTGCCGAAGAGCACGATCACCCGCATCGAGTCGGGAGAGATCGTGGATCCGCGGTTTCGCACGGTCGAGCGCCTCGTGCGTGCGGCCGGCACCGTGATCGCGGTGGGTGAGCACATCGAGCCCGCGCCGGGCGAAGGGCTGCGTGACCGGGCGGACCGCAACTTTCCGCCGCACCTGGACGTGCGGCCGGTCGAGCAGCTCACCGACTGGGCGGCCGCGTGGTGGGCGCACTGGCACCGGCTGCCGCGCAGGGCGTGGCCGCTGGAGCCGCCGGAGTTCACGTATGACCTGAGTCGCACGCGACGAGCGCAGCGCCGCCACCGGGAGTGGGTGTGGCAAGGGCTGCGCCTGCGGTGGGTTGGCGAGCGCGGGTTGCGTGCCGGCGACGTGTGGCGTCTGGTGGCCGAGGCGCCGGACGGGGCGCCGGTGGGAGAGCTGCGGGCGTTCCTGCGAGGCGCGCATCCGGAGGACCAGCCGGGGTGTGAGGCGGTCCTGGAGGGTGTGGTGGTGGCGCGTGGCCTGCGCGGGATGGGGATCGGGCGGCGGCTGGTGGGCGAGTTCGCCGCGGAGGTGGAGCGGTCGGGCGTCGGGCTCGCGCGGGCCGTTGTCGGTGCCGGGACGGCGGCGGCCTTCCTGCGGCGCTGCGGGTTTCGCGAGGACTCCGGGCGGGTGGTGGCGATGGTGTTCGGGCGGCACGCGGGCTGGGTGCCGGACGGGGCGGGCTGA
- a CDS encoding DUF2530 domain-containing protein: MVPFAVAGIIGWAVAGLVLLIFFRGWLEDNGHTDWLWTCLAGFLLGFVGLAVMLRHDRNRRRRRARSG, encoded by the coding sequence ATGGTGCCCTTCGCCGTCGCCGGGATCATCGGCTGGGCGGTGGCCGGTTTGGTGCTGCTGATCTTCTTCCGCGGTTGGCTGGAAGATAACGGGCACACCGACTGGCTCTGGACCTGCCTTGCCGGTTTTCTGCTTGGTTTCGTCGGTCTGGCGGTCATGCTGCGCCACGACCGAAACCGGAGGCGGCGCCGCGCGCGCAGCGGCTAA
- a CDS encoding S1 family peptidase produces MRLTRPAAVILAAPVLLVGTVLWPSAAQAAPEPLFAADAPAATSLSESLGARSGGAYIDTASGRMVVAVTDAAAAKQVRQSGAIAKTVKYSAAQLDSVQANMSKTVDTPGTARHTDVVTNQVVVTVDSTVTGARLAAVKAAVAAAGDAARLESTPDKFQLFIAGGQAIYTGGSRCSLGFNVRTSSALYFVTAGHCTNAGSTWTNGSTTLGTRAASSFPGNDYGVVRYTNTSIARPSAVYLYSGSSTQSITSVGNAVTGQSVRRSGSTTGVRSGSVTGTNATVTYPQGTVSGLIRTNVCAQPGDSGGSLFAGSSGLGLTSGGSGNCSTGGTTFFQPLNEVMSVYGLSLG; encoded by the coding sequence GTGAGACTCACCCGACCTGCCGCGGTCATCCTCGCCGCGCCGGTACTCCTCGTCGGCACGGTGCTGTGGCCGTCCGCCGCACAGGCGGCACCCGAGCCGCTCTTCGCTGCCGACGCGCCCGCGGCCACCAGCCTCAGCGAGAGCCTCGGCGCCCGCTCGGGCGGCGCGTACATCGACACCGCGAGCGGCCGCATGGTCGTCGCGGTCACCGATGCCGCCGCGGCGAAGCAGGTGCGACAGTCCGGCGCGATCGCCAAGACGGTCAAGTACAGCGCCGCACAGCTCGACTCCGTACAGGCGAACATGTCGAAGACCGTCGACACGCCCGGTACCGCACGCCACACCGACGTGGTCACCAACCAGGTCGTGGTGACCGTCGACAGCACCGTGACCGGCGCCCGCCTCGCCGCGGTGAAGGCCGCTGTGGCCGCCGCCGGCGACGCCGCCCGCCTGGAGAGCACGCCCGACAAGTTCCAGCTGTTCATCGCCGGCGGCCAGGCGATCTACACGGGTGGCTCGCGCTGCTCGCTCGGCTTCAACGTGCGTACGTCGAGCGCGCTCTACTTCGTGACCGCCGGCCACTGCACCAACGCCGGCTCGACGTGGACCAACGGCTCGACCACGCTCGGCACCCGCGCGGCGTCAAGCTTCCCGGGCAACGACTACGGCGTCGTCCGGTATACGAACACGAGCATCGCCCGGCCGAGCGCGGTGTACCTGTACTCCGGCAGCAGCACCCAGTCGATCACGTCGGTCGGCAACGCGGTCACCGGCCAGTCCGTGCGTCGCAGCGGCAGCACCACCGGCGTGCGCAGCGGCTCCGTGACCGGTACCAACGCCACGGTCACCTACCCGCAGGGCACCGTCAGCGGCCTGATCCGCACCAACGTGTGCGCCCAGCCCGGTGACAGCGGCGGCTCGCTCTTCGCCGGCAGCTCCGGCCTCGGCCTGACCTCCGGCGGCAGCGGCAACTGCTCCACCGGCGGCACGACCTTCTTCCAGCCGCTCAACGAGGTGATGTCGGTCTACGGCCTGAGCCTCGGCTGA
- a CDS encoding MFS transporter translates to MRAKLSTTFQSLTVRNYRLFATGQLIKLIGVWMMFIAQDWLVLELSDDSATALGVVTALQFTPVLLLTLFTGRLADRYDKRLLLLIANTTWSVLSLAMSILVVSGAVRLWHVFVFAALLGVANAVETPVRQAFVSELVGMSLLPNALSLSAATFNVARIVGPAVAGVAIALFDVGPVFMISAVSSLAPLLMLARMRAADLHRQELPPIDERDAAKVTDGLRYVARRPDLVMPMVLISVIGMVLFNFQLTLAALAKTVFNTGAASFGLFTTALAVGALGGALASSGRRERPSAYVVIFAALAFGVLGTLVGLAPAYWLVSLLLVPTGFFMVYFAQASNQRIQLSVDPAYRGRVMALWVLVFLGTNPVGAPLIGMVAEKYGAGVSIWAGGLISIATAALALVWQLRRTGGRLRLRLRPLPRLYVVHA, encoded by the coding sequence GTGCGGGCAAAGCTGAGCACCACTTTCCAGTCGTTGACGGTTCGTAACTACCGGCTCTTCGCGACCGGTCAGCTGATCAAGCTGATCGGCGTCTGGATGATGTTCATCGCGCAGGACTGGTTGGTCCTCGAGCTGTCGGATGACTCGGCCACCGCCCTGGGTGTGGTGACGGCACTGCAGTTCACGCCCGTACTGCTGCTCACCCTCTTTACCGGGCGCCTCGCCGACCGGTACGACAAGCGCCTGCTCCTGCTGATCGCCAACACCACGTGGAGCGTCCTGTCGCTCGCGATGAGCATCCTCGTGGTGAGCGGAGCCGTCCGGCTGTGGCACGTCTTCGTCTTCGCCGCCCTGCTCGGCGTGGCCAACGCGGTGGAGACGCCGGTACGCCAGGCGTTCGTCTCCGAGCTCGTCGGCATGTCGCTGCTGCCCAACGCGCTCTCGCTGTCGGCCGCCACGTTCAACGTCGCGCGGATCGTGGGACCGGCGGTGGCCGGTGTCGCGATCGCCTTGTTCGACGTCGGCCCGGTCTTCATGATCAGCGCGGTCAGCTCGCTCGCGCCGCTGCTCATGCTCGCCCGGATGCGGGCCGCCGACCTGCACCGCCAGGAGCTGCCGCCGATCGACGAGCGCGACGCGGCCAAGGTCACCGACGGCCTGCGGTACGTCGCCCGTCGCCCTGACCTCGTCATGCCGATGGTGCTCATCTCGGTGATCGGCATGGTGCTCTTCAACTTCCAGCTCACGCTCGCCGCGCTGGCCAAGACCGTCTTCAACACCGGCGCCGCCTCGTTCGGCCTGTTCACGACGGCGCTCGCGGTGGGCGCGCTGGGTGGGGCACTGGCCAGCAGCGGGCGGCGCGAGCGCCCTTCGGCGTACGTGGTGATTTTCGCGGCCCTCGCCTTCGGTGTGCTCGGCACGCTGGTCGGCCTCGCGCCCGCGTACTGGCTCGTGTCGCTCCTGCTCGTGCCGACCGGATTCTTCATGGTGTATTTCGCGCAGGCATCGAACCAGCGCATCCAGCTCAGCGTCGACCCGGCGTACCGGGGTCGTGTCATGGCTCTGTGGGTGCTCGTCTTCCTCGGCACCAACCCGGTCGGCGCCCCGCTGATCGGCATGGTGGCCGAGAAGTACGGCGCAGGCGTGAGCATCTGGGCGGGCGGCCTGAT
- a CDS encoding futalosine hydrolase: protein MTLLVVTAVEAEAEAVRAGLPSGHAQVAAVGVGAASAAAGTARLLALAEAAARPFQAVILAGIAGGFAHRAPLGATVLATRSIAADLGADSPDGFIPLDELGFGTAIAEADPTLLGRLRDALPDAITGDVLTLNTVTGTAETAQALRRRFPAAVAEGMEGYGAARAAIDAGLPFAELRTISNAIGPRDRAAWRIPDALAALTRAARSLTA, encoded by the coding sequence ATGACGCTGCTGGTCGTGACCGCCGTCGAGGCGGAGGCCGAGGCTGTCCGCGCCGGCCTGCCAAGCGGTCACGCACAGGTGGCCGCCGTGGGCGTGGGCGCCGCCTCGGCCGCCGCCGGCACCGCGCGCCTGCTTGCGCTGGCCGAGGCCGCCGCACGCCCGTTCCAGGCGGTGATCCTCGCCGGCATCGCGGGCGGCTTCGCCCATCGCGCCCCGCTCGGCGCCACCGTCCTGGCCACCCGCAGCATCGCCGCCGACCTCGGTGCCGACTCCCCCGACGGCTTCATCCCCTTGGACGAGCTGGGCTTCGGCACCGCGATCGCCGAGGCCGACCCGACCCTCCTGGGCAGGCTCCGCGACGCCCTCCCGGACGCGATCACCGGCGACGTCCTCACGCTCAACACGGTGACCGGCACGGCCGAGACGGCGCAGGCGCTGCGACGCCGCTTTCCGGCCGCGGTGGCCGAGGGCATGGAGGGGTACGGCGCGGCCCGCGCCGCCATCGACGCCGGCCTACCCTTCGCCGAGCTCCGCACGATCTCCAACGCGATCGGCCCGCGCGACCGCGCCGCCTGGCGCATCCCCGACGCACTGGCCGCCCTGACCAGAGCCGCCCGCTCCCTCACCGCCTGA
- a CDS encoding DUF3027 domain-containing protein yields the protein MATAASPILAHGTIAGVTRTAAARAARLDQVCAEAVDLARSAITEVDASDVGEHLDAVAEGDRVVTHFFECQLAGYRGWRWAVTVTRVSRSKHVTVCETVLLPGPDALLAPGWVPWQERLQPGDLGVGDLLPTAPDDDRLAPGYMLSDDPAVEEVTWELGLGRSRVMSRDGRGETAQRWYDGDHGPDAPISTAAPRSARCGSCGFYLPLAGSLRQAFGVCGNLYAPDDGRAVSVDHGCGAHSEATREPEAPVDELSTVYDDSEVESVAVSRAPGSVEVGEPPEPYGHG from the coding sequence ATGGCAACAGCGGCATCCCCCATTTTGGCGCATGGCACAATAGCCGGCGTGACCAGGACCGCCGCAGCTCGTGCCGCTCGTCTCGACCAGGTCTGCGCCGAGGCGGTCGATCTGGCCCGTTCGGCGATCACCGAGGTCGACGCCTCCGACGTGGGCGAGCACCTCGACGCGGTGGCCGAGGGAGACCGTGTGGTCACCCACTTTTTCGAGTGCCAGCTCGCTGGCTACCGCGGCTGGCGCTGGGCCGTCACCGTCACCCGCGTCTCGCGCAGCAAGCACGTCACGGTCTGCGAGACGGTGCTGCTGCCCGGCCCCGATGCGCTGCTCGCGCCCGGCTGGGTGCCGTGGCAGGAGCGGCTGCAGCCGGGCGACCTGGGCGTCGGCGACCTGCTGCCGACCGCGCCCGACGACGACCGTCTCGCGCCGGGTTACATGCTTTCCGACGACCCGGCGGTCGAGGAGGTCACCTGGGAGCTCGGGCTCGGCCGCTCACGCGTGATGTCCCGCGACGGGCGCGGTGAGACCGCCCAGCGGTGGTATGACGGCGATCACGGTCCCGACGCCCCGATCTCGACCGCCGCGCCCCGCAGCGCGCGGTGCGGCTCGTGCGGGTTCTACCTGCCGCTGGCCGGCTCGCTGCGGCAGGCGTTCGGCGTGTGCGGCAATCTCTACGCGCCCGACGACGGTCGCGCGGTCAGCGTCGACCACGGCTGCGGCGCGCACTCCGAGGCGACCCGCGAGCCCGAGGCGCCGGTCGACGAGCTGTCCACGGTGTATGACGACAGTGAGGTCGAGTCCGTCGCGGTGAGCCGCGCGCCGGGCTCGGTGGAGGTCGGCGAGCCGCCGGAGCCCTACGGGCACGGTTAG
- a CDS encoding helicase-associated domain-containing protein yields MATTLAEHLRAMPDRALAALLQLRPDLVMPVPSDLSALAVRAQSRVSVARALDGLDQLTLQVLDAVRLTRDPAEGTTSVDAVLAMAKGDAAAVRAALGRLRELLLVPGPDDALHVVGGVDEVSSPYPAGLGRPAAELDATAAALCADPARLRRTLLAAPPPARAVLDRLAAGPPVGTLTGGTSAADSPVRWLLDNGLLVRISGEAMELPREIGLLLRRDSGPLGPLQVRPPAIASAARELKSVDSAGAGQAMEVVRQAESLLAALDAEPVTMLRSGGMGVRDLRRLAKVTALDEPVAALLLEVAYAAGLAGEAEAPAARVGAELIFLPTAAYDTWRAIPLALRWERLATAWLAMTRQPGLVGQRDERDRPINALATEAERAGAPAARRAVLEVLAELEPGTAPSADEVLALLAWRAPRRAKGREAIHREVLTDAALLGVTGLGALTTYGRVLTTREEAADDDPLGVRAHEEPGVASALDALLPAPVDHVLVQADLTVVVPGPPEPALAAELELVAEQESAGGASVHRVTEASVRRALDAGYTADDLHAVFRRRSRTPVPQGLTYMVDDVARKHGGLRAGGAGAYVRSDDEALLVQLLADKRLGALTLRRLAPTVLVTPYQIGRLLTALREAGYPPVHEDASGAAVLSRTKSRRAPVRTSAGLRTDPLGPPPLTPPRLAGIVEHLRRGDAAARAARRAPVTVRAANGHGVEGLTAVQAHSQALAVLQQAVRDKALVWVGYVDAHGATASRLVRPVSIGGGYLRAEDERTEMLHTFALHRITAAVLDD; encoded by the coding sequence ATGGCAACGACTCTCGCCGAGCACCTGCGGGCGATGCCCGACCGCGCCCTGGCCGCGCTGCTCCAGCTACGGCCGGACCTCGTCATGCCCGTGCCCTCCGACCTGTCGGCGCTGGCGGTGCGGGCCCAGTCACGGGTGTCGGTGGCGCGCGCGCTCGACGGGCTCGACCAGCTGACGTTGCAGGTGCTCGACGCGGTGCGCCTCACCCGCGACCCGGCCGAGGGCACCACCTCGGTCGACGCCGTGCTCGCGATGGCCAAGGGCGATGCCGCGGCGGTGCGGGCGGCGCTCGGGAGGCTGCGGGAGCTGCTGCTCGTGCCGGGTCCCGACGACGCGCTGCACGTGGTCGGCGGCGTCGACGAGGTCTCCTCGCCGTACCCCGCCGGTCTCGGCCGCCCCGCCGCGGAGCTGGACGCGACCGCGGCGGCCCTCTGCGCGGACCCGGCCCGGCTCCGGCGGACGCTGCTGGCCGCTCCGCCGCCGGCTCGCGCGGTGCTCGACCGCCTCGCCGCCGGTCCGCCGGTGGGCACGCTGACCGGCGGCACGAGCGCCGCCGACTCGCCGGTCCGGTGGCTGCTCGACAACGGGCTGCTCGTGCGGATCTCCGGAGAGGCGATGGAGCTGCCCCGCGAGATCGGCCTGCTGCTGCGGCGCGACTCCGGCCCGCTGGGGCCGCTGCAGGTGCGGCCGCCGGCCATCGCCAGCGCGGCCCGCGAGCTCAAGAGCGTCGACTCCGCCGGGGCCGGCCAGGCGATGGAGGTGGTACGGCAGGCCGAGTCCCTGCTCGCCGCCCTCGACGCCGAGCCGGTGACCATGCTCCGCTCGGGCGGGATGGGTGTGCGCGACCTGCGCCGCCTCGCCAAGGTGACCGCGCTGGACGAGCCGGTGGCGGCGCTGCTGCTCGAGGTGGCGTACGCGGCGGGGCTGGCCGGCGAGGCCGAGGCGCCCGCGGCGCGGGTCGGCGCCGAGTTGATCTTCCTGCCCACGGCGGCGTACGACACGTGGCGCGCGATCCCGCTCGCCCTGCGCTGGGAGCGGCTGGCCACCGCGTGGCTGGCCATGACCCGGCAGCCCGGCCTTGTCGGGCAGCGTGACGAGCGCGACCGGCCGATCAACGCGCTGGCCACCGAGGCGGAGCGGGCCGGCGCGCCGGCAGCCCGCCGCGCCGTGCTGGAGGTGCTCGCCGAGCTTGAACCAGGCACCGCGCCGAGCGCCGACGAGGTGCTCGCGCTGCTCGCCTGGCGGGCGCCGCGCCGGGCCAAGGGGCGCGAGGCGATCCACCGCGAGGTCCTCACCGACGCGGCACTGCTCGGTGTGACCGGGCTCGGGGCGCTGACCACGTACGGGCGGGTGCTCACCACGCGCGAAGAGGCCGCGGACGACGACCCGCTGGGGGTACGGGCGCACGAGGAGCCCGGCGTCGCCAGCGCCCTCGACGCCCTCCTCCCCGCACCCGTCGACCACGTGCTCGTGCAGGCCGACCTCACCGTGGTCGTGCCCGGACCGCCGGAGCCGGCGCTCGCCGCCGAGCTGGAGCTTGTCGCCGAGCAGGAGTCGGCGGGCGGCGCGAGCGTGCACCGGGTCACCGAGGCCAGCGTCCGCCGCGCCCTCGACGCCGGCTACACGGCCGACGACCTGCACGCGGTCTTCCGCCGCCGCTCCCGCACACCGGTGCCGCAGGGCCTGACGTACATGGTCGACGACGTGGCCCGCAAGCACGGCGGGCTGCGCGCGGGTGGCGCCGGGGCGTACGTGCGCAGCGACGACGAGGCGCTGCTCGTGCAGCTGCTCGCCGACAAGCGGCTGGGTGCGTTGACGCTGCGCCGGCTGGCACCGACCGTGCTGGTCACGCCGTACCAGATCGGGCGCCTGCTCACCGCGCTGCGCGAGGCCGGCTACCCGCCGGTGCACGAGGACGCCAGCGGCGCCGCCGTGCTCAGCCGCACCAAGTCGCGCCGGGCACCCGTGCGCACCTCGGCCGGGCTGCGCACCGACCCGCTCGGGCCGCCACCGCTCACCCCGCCCCGCCTCGCCGGCATCGTCGAGCACCTGCGGCGGGGTGACGCCGCCGCGCGGGCCGCCCGCCGCGCCCCGGTCACCGTCCGCGCCGCAAACGGTCACGGCGTCGAAGGGCTGACCGCGGTACAGGCACACAGCCAGGCACTTGCCGTGCTGCAGCAGGCGGTACGGGACAAGGCGCTGGTCTGGGTCGGCTACGTCGACGCGCACGGCGCGACCGCCTCCCGCCTCGTGCGGCCGGTGTCGATCGGCGGCGGCTACCTGCGCGCGGAGGACGAGCGCACGGAGATGCTGCACACCTTCGCGCTGCACCGGATCACGGCCGCGGTCCTCGACGACTGA
- a CDS encoding cold-shock protein translates to MPTGRVKWYDAQKGYGFVTSDEGGDVFLPKNALPGGVTELKSGQRIEFGVVDSRKGAQAMGVTLLEAPPSVTELRRRPAEELHGLIEDMIKVLEAKVMPDLRRGRFPDKKTAQTVAQVVHAVARELEI, encoded by the coding sequence GTGCCTACGGGTCGAGTGAAGTGGTACGACGCGCAGAAGGGCTACGGCTTCGTCACCAGCGACGAGGGTGGCGACGTCTTCCTGCCCAAAAACGCGCTACCGGGGGGCGTCACTGAACTCAAGAGTGGGCAGCGGATCGAGTTCGGTGTCGTCGACAGCCGCAAGGGCGCCCAGGCGATGGGCGTGACCCTGCTGGAGGCGCCGCCGTCGGTCACCGAGCTGCGCCGCCGCCCGGCGGAAGAGCTGCACGGCCTCATCGAAGACATGATCAAGGTGCTTGAGGCGAAGGTCATGCCCGACCTGCGCCGCGGCCGCTTCCCGGACAAGAAGACGGCGCAGACGGTGGCCCAGGTCGTGCACGCGGTGGCTAGAGAGCTGGAGATCTGA